A region of the Haematobia irritans isolate KBUSLIRL chromosome 5, ASM5000362v1, whole genome shotgun sequence genome:
CTGAATTTGTTATTACGTAATCAATAATTGTCTTTGATGTCATTGTGACTCTTGTATATTCGTTGACTATCTGTTTCATTCCATTGTCCTGTATCATACTAAGTATTTTATTCCTTTGTGTACTATTTTTGCACCAATCAATATTAAAGTCTCCAGCTATTATAACATCAGTATTATATTCAATTATTGTCTCCATCATATCTTCGAAATGTTCATAGTATTCGTTCTCATTATAACTTGGGGACCTGTATATAGCTGCGATTATTAGATTTTCATCTTTATTCTTTATGATTGAAACATTTATCCAATGGGTTACACCATTTGCTCTCTCAAAGATATTTTGTATCTCGAAACAAGTTTTAACATATAAAGCAACACCTCCCGTTCTTCTATTATCTGAGAGAGTTAACTCATTCTTGTATCCTTTTACCTTTATTTCGCTTTCTAGGATATCTTTGGTCACATGTGTTTCTGATAATATAACAAAATCGGGTGTTTTATCCTCAATTAAATACTCCAATTGTGCGTAATTGTTTGTTAGTCCttgtatatttgtatatattccCCTAATATCATTTAATTGTTATGCGCTAATTCCCATTCTTCGTTTTTTTGCTGATAATTTATTCATATAAACCGGACATTGTTTGCTGTTTGTAAAATGGTTCTCATCCAGACCGAGTTTTAGATTTTTATTAACGTGGATACAATTTATGCATTTCATAATCTGTTCCTTTTGGCAATCCTTTGATCTATGATTTCCATGGCATTTATTACAAACTTCTTGATTCTTACAATCCTTGGCTTTGTGATTGTAACCTTTACATTTGAAACATTGTAGTACATCCGTACCATCAAAATTCTGCAACGCTCCCATCCAATGTTAATTTTCCCAGCATTAATTGCCATTTTGTATGATTCATTATCAAGATTTACTTTTGCGTTATAAGTTAATATATTATTTCGCTTCacctcataaaattttatatttttcatttcacttgACTTTAAATTCTCATTCTGTGCTTTTATCTTCTTAATAAATTCTTCTTCCGTGTATTTAAATGTCATTCCTGTAACCTTGATTGACATCTCAGCTGGGTTTGGAACTTCAACCTCGTAATTTTCATTTAATCCATTTTGTACTGCTACTCTTATTTTTCCCTTTCTGTTTCATTTTCAGTTTGTATAACCACTCTACCATTTCTTCTATTTTcaacatttataattttcagACTAGTTGGGTCCACATTAGAATTCAAGTCATTTTTGGTTTGAGAAACAGCCTGCTTTTCTTTAGGTTTTATTACAATTGGCTTTGAAACATCTGGCATCATTGTATTAGAATCTTTAatccatggctgaacaagaaggttaaatcatgcggccatatgattacaatttttttatttcgaccaaattttaagatgtcaaaatcatatgtttatggtgattgcagctctccaaatgacactgcatagcaaatgcatctcaaacaaactcgcgcattcatagctggagaattgtttaaagatgacttgagtatcttgataacatattccagacccaaaataccacgcacatcagtttttaaactgcatcataaactgtttttgttaatagatggcgaatatccatttgactgacttccattattaactttggtctcatatcggcgttcctcggatgaattatccacttcacaataactcataggtgacgcaattaaatttgaacctttatttttctctggatttgaattattttttcaggacaattgaaagaataaataattgccacttttaccaatgccatacgattcttttatcagctgattttgacttcttaaaattgtaaacaacatattgaaatttgttgtttttgttatcgtgattcaacctccttattcagccatgcttTAATCGCTTGTGCATATGTCACATTTCGTTTGACATTTGTCTCTTTTATAGCTCTCTTAATTTCGTTGCACATCTTTTCATTGCTCTCACCTATTGTACCGGGGTAATGGGATTgtattgaagatattgagtaccCATTTAATAGTTACGAGTACTtataatcaaatactcgttactttcccaacactagtCAGTCGCTCCAAACTGTCGTATCTTTCTTCAGAAATCAGAAATGCAAAATAGAAATCTAAGAAATGGCATATATTAATGTTGCCGAATGGTCTCCAGATCAAGTAACAGATTGGATAAAAGGTAAGTTTGCAAAAATAGGCGCTGTATTTTATTgcttttatgtttatatttataatgataacattttttgttttgaaagggCTTGACGATTGCATGTATAATTATGTTTTCTCCTTCATAAATAATGGAGTTGGCGGTCATCAACTTCTTAACATTAGACCATATGAGCTGGAGCAATTAGGGATGCATTCGATAGGCCACCAAGAAATAGTTTTGGAAGCTATTgagaatttaagaaattttgtaagtgATGTGAAAAAGACAAAGAAAACAAAGATGtgtttgagtgtgtgtgtgtgtatgttgccATAATAAAACAACTTTCTTTCTAGCACTATAATTTGGATAAGGAGAACTTGCAATTTATGGCTTTGCATGTAGCAACTGCTGCTAGAAGTTTGCACCGGCAATTGTCCCTGAAAAAAGGCGAGTCGATGATTGAGACACAAGTTCTTAACGACATTACTCGTACCATTAAAACAATAAAGCCACTAATATCCTGGTTGGACCGTTCCCCTTTCCAAGGACAGTTTCAATTTACCGAAATTTGCCGTAAAATGTTGAGATTAGGTCTTGAAATGGCAACTATTGCCCAGAGGGAACGTTTTGTTGAACACCCCGTTGAGCAAATCCGCACAACGGCGGAAACATTGGAGCGGCTAGCTAATTATATAATACAGGATATAACTGATCCCATGCTCTTGCAACCAGCATCGTTAAACTTGGTTACTTTAAAGAAGAGGGAATCAGAACTCGGCTTTAATATTGAAACTAGCTATCATGGCAATATTATAGTAACTGATATAAAGCAAAACTCTCCAGCACATAATTCAGGCAAGATCGAAGACGGGGATGAAATAGTGCAAATAAATTATCAAACAGTTGTAGGTTGGCAATATAAGACAGTCCTCATACAATTGAGGGAGTCGTTGCCCgatgttttactaacattaaagAAACGCCCCAAACATACGAAGATTTATGGTCAAATATATATGCAACCCTATCGACTTCCAAGCAAGAAACGAAACGTCGGAGCCCGATGGGGGGAAAATGCTACAAGTCCTCGCCCAAGTTTTTTAGCTGTTCCGGAAAACACATTCAAAATACCTTTAAGTTTAAATtcagaaaacgaaaaaaatgatGACGTTGATACAGATTCTATATGCAGCGATATTTTGACTCCCACAGATACAAAAGTTTTGGAGAAGGAAAGTCGCCTTTATTACCCGAAGCCAAGAACAATGTTACAAAGACGTAATACTATTTGTGGAGATGAAGTTTTAAGGCATAAAAGCTTAGGCGTTGTTCCCCATTGGATAGAAAGTAAGTCTGGCATTGGTGGGGATCCCTCTTCACCTAGTTTGCGGGACAAGTCTGTATCATTTGGATTTGGTTTGGAAATAACAGCTAGACCTACAACTTGTATAGGGATAAGTGGCGGACCTAATGTGAAATATGCCAGTGATTTTGGCGATGGTAAGAAGCTACGCCAAATTATAGAACAACCAAATGAGCAAACGTTTGCGTCTAAACCAGGAGTTTGTAAAGTTGTACGTTTTGACGCGGGTATGAAAGCAGAGGATTACACACTCGATGAAAAATATATGTGCAATGTTCAGAATACAATACTGGAGACTTTCGAGCCAATACCCTTTGCTGATGAGGAAGAAGATGGTGGTATAGAATCTTTAAGATCCATTCAagataaatcggaaaaaatatTGGATACTCTCGAAAGGATATCAAGCAGTAATAACAATAACTCCTTAGTAGAAACGATTAATATCCCCGTCATTGCAAGACGTGGACGCTTGGATAAAAGCCACAGCACACCAACATACGATAACTCTGGCGAAGAATCGGATACACCACCCGCAATTGAACCGCGAAAAGAATTTCTACTGGTAGTGCCACCGCCAcgcccaaaaaaacaaaatgaaatatcaGCAAATTCTGGTCCAATACCACCTCCAAAACCCATCGGATTGATACAAACAATTAATTCTGCTCCAACATATTGTGCGGCTCAAAGCGCCATAGCACCTCCCCCAAACATAATTTCGAAACTTCAAAATATGTCTTCGAATAACGCCGATGAACTAGACAAATCGCACAACTGTAGCAGTAGCACATTATCCTTGTCGGCTATTTGCGATTCCCAAAATGAAAGTGGTGAGTTGCACACACCAACAAAAACAAGAGTTTTGACATTGAAAAAGAAACATAGCCTCATTAGTAAGCGTCGCAATGTTAATCTCAAGTTGTTAGGTACAGGGGATATACAAGGATATTTGTATCGCCGCACAAAAGATAAGCGTGGGGTCACATTTTGGGCTCGACTATATTTCGTTATGTTAGACACGATTTTATACGGATTCCGTTCGAAGGAGGCATTAAAAGCTAATTGCGTGATATTTCTGCCTGGTTTTACAGTGTCATTGGCGAAGGTACGTTTAAAAAAGGGATTTGTATTTATGAATAAGAGTCgcaatattttcttttcagGAAGTACACTCAAAACCATTCGCTTTTAAGGTATATCACTCTGCTAAAACGTTTTACTTTGCCGCTGAATCTCAAGACGCTCTGAATCAGTGGGTAGAATTCATCCGACAATCTACACTAACGACGTACAATAACAGTTTATCTGCAAATGAGGGCGAAATCAACGCACACACATTATTTTCGGAAAATGATAGTTCCAGTGAAGAAAGTGAAAATATCGTGAACAAAAATCTATCCACGCCCTCCCCTCAAGCCAACAAAGATTCACTCCCGCCACCAATGACTGTGGCTAAGAATCACAATAGTACGCCAATATCATCCAAGAGCGATAGACGCTATTTGGGTTCTTTAAGAAAGCTTACGAAGGGTTCATTGCAATTTAAAAGTTCTTCAGGCAGTGAGAAAAAAATATCCAATGACATACCTGTACCAACCGATCAATTTCGTTCATATAGGAAAGTTCCAGGTGGTAGTTTTGGTATACAAATAGGTGCGAATACACCAGGATATCATGATTCTGCCATGCATCCGTTTAATATGCCTGTTAACTCAGTAACAGAGattcaaaatcaacaaaattcaTCTGTGGTTTCACCTTTGGACTCTAACGTAATTCCTTTAACACCATCTCAAACAATTAGATCTAACAATGTTTGGGAATCAGCGATGACTAATTTAGGGCCACCAACTTCGCCTGCGCCGTTACCAATAGTTCAAAAGGAAATATCTCAATTGCCATCACCAATTACAGCTGATACCAATACAGCACCAGAGCTTTCTTCTCGTCAGCAATCCAATGTGACGAGTCCTAGTAAAAGCATTAAGAAAAttccatataattttattcacgcTTCAAATCCCAATCTGGTTGAATTTGACTTTCAAACTTCACGAACTCTCGATTACAATATACCGAAGATAAACTCTACAAATGCATGGGATGTACTCCCTAACAATATTCAAGGATTTGTTACCCTTAAGGACCTAATGCTGCAAAAACAGGAAGAAGAAGCTCAAGAAATGTATAACAATCGTGTTTTGTTGGGAGTTGAGAAAAAAGAGGAAACGAAACGAAGTGCTGGTCATAAGCAGTTTGCTCAAACTAACGAAGCAGTGAATGGTGGTCAAAGTACTGAGGATAataaaaaagtttctaaaacTCAAAGCCGTAGTCTCCCAAAACCTCCGGACTATGAAATTAGTTTCAAGCCGGATGACGAAGATATTCAACTTACACGCACAAAAGAAGGATTAAAGCTAAGAGATTTCGGTTATGAATTGATAGGCGATGAACCTTTAGGTTCGTCATCCACGGCAAGACAGTACCTGCAGACTGCCCGTCAATATTCTAATTATTCCGAATCGCATGACTCTGGCGGTAGTTGTGGAAGTAACTGGGCATCTGCAATGAAATCTAGACCATTTCTTCTCTCTtccaataaaagtaaaaaaaattcaacaagtAGCAGTTGTTCGTCAGCCGATTTTAATATTAACGCCAATGGTGAGCGTAGATTAGGAAGCTTCAAAAAGAAGGGATTTAAAACGTCTAGCGAAAAGATATttcaatttggcaaacattcttCAGGAGGTAGTGGAGGTGTTAGTACTACAATGACTCTTCCGCTTAACAAAAAATCTTCAGTTGTGGTCCTTAATGATGTGCCTGGTAGTTCAGGCATAAAAAAAAGCCAAACCTATAATAACGATTTAAAGGAAAAAGCTTCTAAGTATGATGCCCAGCGTAAAAATTCCGCACCCATGCCCATCTTTTCTAAGCTCAGTTTTACCAGTTCCGGGTCAGCAGCAAATACAagcaacaaaaatgaaaataaaaaggaCAAAAAGAATTGTAATTCTCCTCTGCCGCAACGCTCAATGGGTCATCTTAATAACGCCAATAACTCGCAACCTTTTTCGACGGCAGCTTCAATCAATACATATGCTGGTCGTGACTATGATCAAGAAATATTTTCCCAGGTGATATTCCCTAAAAAGAGCTCTAATCGTAAACAATCCATAATTCCCTCAAGTGGCAGTAGTGAAATTATCACTGCCCCAGATATAACAGCTCCTCCTCCTCCAACAAAGACAACGAACACTAACGCAAACGATTTAACGACGCCACCGCCATCTAATGCACCATCGACAGAATATCCTAATATGCAGTGTCCACCAGTATTCGAACCAGACATTTACTCCTTGGATCCAAATGCAAGTTTACTTCTTAGACGAAACCATAACAACAATCACAGTGTTAATGAAAACAATTGAATTGAACTATACAAATTCTaaaagaatttttgaatataCCTTATTCCAATTATTTAATCAACAATGCAGCCTTCTCCCTTGTTGGACTTGCCCCTTTTCCACAATCACGATTAGGCTAGGCTTAGTCTCTGGTTAATGTTTATGTATAACCTTGTAGAAGCACTcaaattgtattattatttttttgtcgaaCTCTTTATATCATTGTGTAATTTAATGTCTTCCCTTTAGTTACAACATTATTCAAAATCTCTATTTTTTAAGGATGTTTATATTTCTTAGTTAAATTTGGGCCTATATTATTTAGAAATTACAGGTCATAATCGAAATGTTTTTACTCGATAAGTGATATTTGATAGAGGAAGTAGAATGCAAAGCAAATTACAATACATAGATCCAAACATATGTACATTATACCTtctttttcatttaaagaataaatgtacatattttatatatgaaatcaTTTATGTAACATTTTTGGTAAGTGTCGTTGAATAACACGatcataaatataatattttgcttatatcttggcagattttttgaaatattccaaatttcaagtTGAATTATAtggacgattttttttattgctacGTAAACTTTTTCAACGTTCCCTAAATCGAACATTTTCATGTTACGACATATAGAATAAAACCATTATTGATAATTAAGTTTACTTTATTTATAACAAAATCCAATTTCTTCTCTAAATTATCGTTTCTTTAAATATTATCATTAGACATTTGGACAAAGCTTCAAAAGAAAAGTCGTAATAGAACTAAAACATTTTGTTCTAACTATGTTCAAGTGCAATTCAACGTTAATTCAAGAGTTCTTTTACAAATCGCAcagcaaaaaataaaagaaaacgaaGATATTTCCATCGAAGCAATTACAGGAGTGCACCCTTTGAGGGCTGAATCTTGTCTTTGGAGAATAACTGGCGCAAAGTCTACTGGTAACTTAATTATAAGATGTCGATGTTTCAAAACAGTTATAAAACATGTTAGATATATATCTATGTGAATGGAGGAGTAACGGTCTGCTTGGGTTTGCCTTTCGGATCCAATGATAAATCATTTTGGATATTTGCATATGCTGTTTATTGATATGCGCCGAACTTCGTTAAGTACGCTTCGTGCAGTTTTTCGACGAAATCGTCATCATTTTGTATCAGATAGTTGAAAGCTTGCACAAACTGATATTTGTTCAAGGGTTCCTTTTGCTCCTGttgtaaaatttgttgaacAGATGTGGTTTGAGTTGTTGTCCCTGGTTTGTCAAACATTGTTGGTGGCATAAGTGCAGGTTTTACCTCAGTCATTGGTTGCGACGACAAACTTTTTTGCAAATTaagattagaaaatattttgctgaGAGAAATCTGTTCTCCTGGTAAGTTTCCCGTGGAACAAGTAGCTGCTGTAAGAGCTTGGGTGAATCCAAAGTCTGGACCCCGATTGATTACAGATTTATTTTCCACTGTTGCGGCCGAACTTCCAGGTCGTGGTATAGGATGATTTAAGAGTGTATTAGTAGTGTTTTCCAACAACGAACAAGAAATG
Encoded here:
- the cnk gene encoding connector enhancer of ksr, with amino-acid sequence MAYINVAEWSPDQVTDWIKGLDDCMYNYVFSFINNGVGGHQLLNIRPYELEQLGMHSIGHQEIVLEAIENLRNFHYNLDKENLQFMALHVATAARSLHRQLSLKKGESMIETQVLNDITRTIKTIKPLISWLDRSPFQGQFQFTEICRKMLRLGLEMATIAQRERFVEHPVEQIRTTAETLERLANYIIQDITDPMLLQPASLNLVTLKKRESELGFNIETSYHGNIIVTDIKQNSPAHNSGKIEDGDEIVQINYQTVVGWQYKTVLIQLRESLPDVLLTLKKRPKHTKIYGQIYMQPYRLPSKKRNVGARWGENATSPRPSFLAVPENTFKIPLSLNSENEKNDDVDTDSICSDILTPTDTKVLEKESRLYYPKPRTMLQRRNTICGDEVLRHKSLGVVPHWIESKSGIGGDPSSPSLRDKSVSFGFGLEITARPTTCIGISGGPNVKYASDFGDGKKLRQIIEQPNEQTFASKPGVCKVVRFDAGMKAEDYTLDEKYMCNVQNTILETFEPIPFADEEEDGGIESLRSIQDKSEKILDTLERISSSNNNNSLVETINIPVIARRGRLDKSHSTPTYDNSGEESDTPPAIEPRKEFLLVVPPPRPKKQNEISANSGPIPPPKPIGLIQTINSAPTYCAAQSAIAPPPNIISKLQNMSSNNADELDKSHNCSSSTLSLSAICDSQNESGELHTPTKTRVLTLKKKHSLISKRRNVNLKLLGTGDIQGYLYRRTKDKRGVTFWARLYFVMLDTILYGFRSKEALKANCVIFLPGFTVSLAKEVHSKPFAFKVYHSAKTFYFAAESQDALNQWVEFIRQSTLTTYNNSLSANEGEINAHTLFSENDSSSEESENIVNKNLSTPSPQANKDSLPPPMTVAKNHNSTPISSKSDRRYLGSLRKLTKGSLQFKSSSGSEKKISNDIPVPTDQFRSYRKVPGGSFGIQIGANTPGYHDSAMHPFNMPVNSVTEIQNQQNSSVVSPLDSNVIPLTPSQTIRSNNVWESAMTNLGPPTSPAPLPIVQKEISQLPSPITADTNTAPELSSRQQSNVTSPSKSIKKIPYNFIHASNPNLVEFDFQTSRTLDYNIPKINSTNAWDVLPNNIQGFVTLKDLMLQKQEEEAQEMYNNRVLLGVEKKEETKRSAGHKQFAQTNEAVNGGQSTEDNKKVSKTQSRSLPKPPDYEISFKPDDEDIQLTRTKEGLKLRDFGYELIGDEPLGSSSTARQYLQTARQYSNYSESHDSGGSCGSNWASAMKSRPFLLSSNKSKKNSTSSSCSSADFNINANGERRLGSFKKKGFKTSSEKIFQFGKHSSGGSGGVSTTMTLPLNKKSSVVVLNDVPGSSGIKKSQTYNNDLKEKASKYDAQRKNSAPMPIFSKLSFTSSGSAANTSNKNENKKDKKNCNSPLPQRSMGHLNNANNSQPFSTAASINTYAGRDYDQEIFSQVIFPKKSSNRKQSIIPSSGSSEIITAPDITAPPPPTKTTNTNANDLTTPPPSNAPSTEYPNMQCPPVFEPDIYSLDPNASLLLRRNHNNNHSVNENN